CCGAGAACTTCAGCAGCAGGCGGAAGAGTTGATAGAACGGTATCGGGAAGCTATCTCTGCGGCCCAAGCCCAGGGAGCCACGATCCGGGAAGAAATCCGTCAAGAGAGCTTGGCGAAGGAAATGGAAATTTTGCAGCAGGCCATGGAGGAGGCCAATCAGGTAATTAAGGAAATGAAAATGAAAATCGCCGAAGAAACCGGGTTGGCCCGGCGGGACCTCCGGCTTCAAGCACAGAATCTTTCCCGTGAGATCACCGCAAGAATTCTGGGGAGGGACCTTTCATGAACAGATTCTCTTGCTGGTTCCGGGTGAATACCCTCGGGATTCTCGCCCAGGCTTGGGGAGCTAATGATCTCTGGGCGGCCGGGAGCGGGGGAGGAATTTCGGGAGAGGTCTTCTGGCAGATCATCAGTTTCGTTCTTCTGGTCATTCTTTTGGCCC
This portion of the Deltaproteobacteria bacterium genome encodes:
- a CDS encoding ATP synthase F0 subunit B, whose product is MIDLNLTLIIQLAVVLSLMVILSQIAFKPFLSLLQARKERIEGAEKRARELQQQAEELIERYREAISAAQAQGATIREEIRQESLAKEMEILQQAMEEANQVIKEMKMKIAEETGLARRDLRLQAQNLSREITARILGRDLS